From a single Longimicrobium sp. genomic region:
- a CDS encoding MFS transporter, with product MLESDLAPPPPPAADPPARRPHVITPRAVASWVLYDLANTIFSMGVVSLYFSLWVRDEVGPQRADSVYGTITAASMAIIFFVSPLLGAMTDRAPRRMPFLVTSTLVCVAFTMVLARFGFWPTVACFVVANVAYQAGLQFYDAMLPEVSTEENRGKIGGIGVGVGYLGSFLAVGLGFLIDTENKALLFLAIGVAFLVFAIPCFLFVRERGNPRPRPIDRRMILESTSQTLRTLRSTQRYPGLLRFLVGRVFYTDPINTVIAIMALYTVNVAVGTGLTEEQGQAQARLIMMSAITFAVAGGFAWGRLTDRLGPKRTLNLVLFSWMAVFAFAGVIGIVGLPLWCLYVVAAGAGVSLGGIWAADRPYMLRLTPPARIGEFYGLYGMVGRFSAVVGPAIWALITHLTVERGGMLPRVGQGIGVFVLLLLVVASFVILQPVSDEPRQWSAADRGEEGEAPREKE from the coding sequence ATGCTCGAGTCCGACCTCGCCCCGCCGCCGCCCCCGGCCGCCGACCCGCCCGCCCGCCGCCCGCACGTGATCACCCCGCGCGCGGTGGCCAGCTGGGTCCTGTACGACCTGGCGAACACCATCTTCTCGATGGGCGTGGTGTCGCTCTACTTCTCGCTCTGGGTGCGCGACGAGGTGGGCCCCCAGCGCGCCGACAGCGTGTACGGGACGATCACGGCCGCCTCCATGGCCATCATCTTCTTCGTCTCGCCGCTCCTGGGGGCGATGACGGACCGGGCGCCGCGGCGGATGCCGTTCCTGGTCACCAGCACGCTCGTCTGCGTGGCCTTCACCATGGTGCTGGCGCGCTTCGGCTTCTGGCCCACGGTGGCGTGCTTCGTGGTGGCCAACGTGGCGTACCAGGCGGGGCTGCAGTTCTACGACGCCATGCTGCCCGAGGTGAGCACCGAGGAGAACCGGGGGAAGATCGGGGGGATCGGCGTGGGCGTGGGCTACCTGGGCTCGTTCCTGGCCGTGGGGCTCGGCTTCCTGATCGACACCGAAAACAAGGCGCTCCTCTTCCTGGCGATCGGGGTGGCGTTCCTGGTCTTCGCCATCCCCTGCTTCCTGTTCGTGCGCGAGCGCGGCAACCCCCGCCCGCGCCCGATCGACCGGCGCATGATCCTGGAGTCGACCTCGCAGACGCTCCGGACGCTGCGCTCCACCCAGCGCTACCCCGGCCTGCTGCGCTTCCTGGTGGGGCGCGTCTTCTACACCGACCCGATCAACACCGTGATCGCCATCATGGCGCTCTACACGGTGAACGTGGCGGTGGGCACCGGGCTCACCGAGGAGCAGGGCCAGGCGCAGGCCCGGCTGATCATGATGTCGGCCATCACCTTCGCGGTGGCGGGCGGCTTCGCCTGGGGGCGGCTCACCGACCGGCTGGGGCCGAAGCGCACGCTGAACCTGGTGCTGTTCTCGTGGATGGCGGTCTTCGCCTTCGCGGGGGTGATCGGGATCGTGGGGCTGCCGCTGTGGTGCCTGTACGTGGTGGCGGCCGGCGCCGGCGTCTCGCTGGGCGGCATCTGGGCGGCGGACCGGCCGTACATGCTGCGCCTCACCCCGCCCGCGCGCATCGGCGAGTTCTACGGGCTCTACGGGATGGTGGGTCGCTTCTCGGCGGTGGTGGGCCCCGCCATCTGGGCGCTGATCACGCACCTGACCGTCGAGCGGGGCGGGATGCTGCCGCGCGTGGGCCAGGGGATCGGGGTGTTCGTGCTGCTGCTGCTGGTGGTCGCCAGCTTCGTGATCCTCCAGCCCGTCTCGGACGAGCCGAGGCAGTGGAGCGCCGCCGACCGGGGGGAGGAGGGGGAGGCGCCGCGGGAGAAAGAGTGA
- a CDS encoding DUF433 domain-containing protein, protein MSETKSVVHSDPDILGGTLVFAGTRVPLQNLIDYLSAGDSLEDFLRSFPTVSREQAVAALEQAAEALEHLARAA, encoded by the coding sequence ATGTCCGAGACCAAGAGCGTGGTCCATAGCGACCCGGACATCCTCGGCGGCACACTGGTGTTCGCCGGAACTCGCGTACCCCTCCAGAACCTCATCGATTATCTGTCGGCGGGTGACAGCCTGGAGGACTTCCTGCGCTCGTTTCCAACGGTCAGCCGCGAGCAGGCGGTAGCGGCGTTAGAACAGGCGGCGGAGGCTCTGGAACACCTTGCGCGCGCTGCTTGA